Proteins encoded in a region of the Stieleria neptunia genome:
- a CDS encoding IS4 family transposase, giving the protein MNDQSNDSAFTVQSKVGRASSLVIDLLLPHAKVHEICAEIGHKFNESPYTPMVVVWMFISQVLSKNHNCQQAVIKLNSWRIVQGLKRVSSETTSYCKARLKLPEALFTKLLNWTSQCCEESSNESWLFRGRIVEMVDGWTVTMADTAKNQAEYPQPKSQKPGCGFPMARMIGLFSLVTGAVNSVALGQYSGKQTGETSLLRRVLHRISPGNILLADRYYASFWFLALSKTNGIDLVARAHHRRKIDFRKGLKLGYLDQLIAYHKPARPSWMSKDEYDVIPAIIVVRHLRYKVEQKGFRTREITLATTLLNANVYTAEELADLYRKRWQVELHIRSLKTQMQMEHLRCKSPAMIRKEIHCHMIGYNLVRMAMLASALRFNLLPSQISFTGTMEAIEEFAASLRDQTDHRTALWENLLITVAEITVGDRPGRQEKRELKRRQKNYKLMKTPRDPNRNRYATAA; this is encoded by the coding sequence ATGAATGATCAGTCTAACGACTCCGCATTTACCGTGCAAAGCAAAGTCGGCCGAGCTTCGTCACTGGTGATCGACCTGCTTCTACCACACGCCAAAGTCCATGAGATTTGTGCCGAGATTGGGCACAAATTTAACGAGTCCCCGTACACTCCGATGGTTGTGGTGTGGATGTTCATCTCTCAAGTCCTTTCCAAAAATCACAACTGCCAGCAGGCCGTTATCAAACTCAACTCATGGCGTATCGTTCAAGGGTTGAAGCGGGTAAGTAGTGAGACGACTTCGTATTGCAAGGCACGACTCAAGTTGCCTGAAGCATTGTTTACCAAACTATTGAATTGGACATCGCAATGTTGCGAAGAGTCGAGCAACGAATCTTGGCTGTTCCGTGGGCGGATCGTTGAAATGGTTGACGGTTGGACGGTCACGATGGCTGATACCGCCAAGAACCAAGCGGAGTATCCTCAGCCTAAAAGTCAGAAGCCTGGGTGCGGTTTCCCGATGGCACGGATGATTGGTCTCTTTTCGTTGGTGACAGGCGCGGTGAACTCCGTCGCGTTGGGGCAGTACTCAGGAAAGCAAACGGGAGAGACATCATTGCTTCGACGGGTCTTACACCGCATTTCGCCAGGCAATATCCTGTTGGCTGACCGGTACTACGCAAGCTTTTGGTTTCTTGCACTGAGCAAAACTAATGGAATTGATCTCGTCGCTCGCGCCCACCATCGTCGTAAGATTGATTTTCGCAAAGGTCTTAAGCTTGGCTATCTTGATCAACTGATTGCCTACCACAAGCCCGCTCGGCCATCGTGGATGAGCAAGGATGAGTACGATGTGATTCCAGCGATCATCGTTGTCCGTCACTTGAGATACAAGGTTGAGCAAAAAGGATTCCGCACGCGCGAGATCACATTGGCGACAACGCTTCTTAACGCCAACGTATACACGGCGGAAGAGCTTGCTGATCTCTACCGAAAACGGTGGCAGGTTGAGTTGCACATCCGCAGCCTGAAAACTCAGATGCAAATGGAACACTTGCGTTGCAAAAGTCCGGCAATGATTCGCAAAGAAATCCACTGCCACATGATCGGATACAACTTAGTTCGAATGGCGATGCTTGCCTCGGCTTTGCGGTTTAACCTCCTGCCAAGTCAGATAAGTTTCACCGGCACCATGGAAGCGATTGAAGAGTTTGCTGCAAGTTTGCGTGACCAAACGGACCATCGAACGGCACTATGGGAGAACCTATTAATAACTGTCGCAGAAATCACAGTTGGAGACCGACCTGGTCGTCAAGAAAAACGCGAACTCAAACGCAGGCAGAAAAACTACAAGCTGATGAAAACGCCACGCGACCCTAACCGAAACCGTTACGCCACTGCGGCTTAG
- a CDS encoding arylsulfatase has translation MKFIINLVVLITVCLTTTSGASDRPNVILIVTDDQGYGDMSCHGNPWLRTPNLDRLAAESVRLEDYHVDPVCTPTRAALMTGRYSSRVGAWTVTQGRQLLGPDEVTMAQVFSDAGYRTAMIGKWHLGDAWPYAPRFRGFQKVLRHLAGGIDEIGNPIGNDYFDDTYYRNGVPQKIEGYCTDVFFEECQRFIDQASDKPFFVYLPLNAMHSPHTVADEYSAPFVAQGHSVARAKFFGQIINFDQNLGRLLGRLDERKLAENTIVIFMGDNGTAAGASGRGPDDGFNAGMRGKKGSVYEGGHRVACFARWPARLDAGRQIEQLTSCRDWLPTLIEWCDLNVSGDIHFDGQSLGPLMDGDADDWPDRTLFIDRQQDRPTLRQLSESGNRFPHYAVLTEKWRLVDGELFHVIDDPGQQNNVAAQHMDIVEKLWSRYEDHFNDVFPNGPSYTRFQLGAAEENPTRFTVRDWHPTEGRVIWKQEQLSDDALAINGFWAVNVVQAGRYSIRLSRFPDDAPQAMRATKARLKIGNQELEKKLDGNETSVTFTLDLPQGPATLQTWLTSQAGVVRGAYFVHVERQPLFGD, from the coding sequence ATGAAATTTATCATCAACCTTGTCGTGCTGATCACCGTCTGCCTGACGACGACGTCTGGGGCGAGCGATCGACCCAACGTGATTCTGATCGTCACCGATGACCAGGGGTACGGCGATATGTCGTGTCACGGGAATCCCTGGCTGCGAACGCCCAACCTGGACCGACTGGCCGCCGAGAGTGTTCGCCTGGAGGACTATCACGTTGATCCTGTTTGCACCCCCACCCGCGCGGCGCTGATGACAGGACGCTATTCGTCTCGCGTCGGAGCCTGGACGGTCACCCAGGGCCGACAATTGCTCGGGCCGGACGAAGTGACGATGGCTCAAGTGTTTTCCGATGCGGGTTACCGGACGGCAATGATCGGCAAGTGGCACCTCGGTGACGCTTGGCCGTATGCGCCAAGATTCCGCGGCTTTCAGAAGGTGCTGCGTCATCTCGCCGGCGGCATTGATGAGATCGGCAATCCCATCGGCAACGACTATTTCGACGACACTTACTATCGAAACGGAGTGCCGCAGAAAATCGAAGGCTACTGTACCGATGTGTTTTTCGAAGAGTGCCAACGGTTCATTGACCAAGCCTCCGACAAGCCGTTTTTTGTTTATCTGCCTTTAAATGCGATGCACAGTCCGCACACGGTCGCCGACGAATATTCCGCTCCGTTCGTCGCCCAAGGACATTCTGTTGCGCGAGCCAAGTTTTTTGGCCAGATCATCAATTTCGATCAGAACCTGGGGCGATTGCTGGGCCGGCTGGATGAACGAAAGCTGGCGGAGAATACCATTGTCATTTTCATGGGCGACAATGGCACGGCAGCTGGTGCGAGCGGCCGTGGGCCGGATGACGGGTTCAATGCAGGAATGCGCGGCAAGAAAGGCTCGGTTTACGAGGGCGGGCATCGAGTCGCCTGCTTTGCGCGTTGGCCTGCTCGACTGGATGCGGGACGGCAGATCGAACAACTCACCTCTTGTCGGGACTGGCTTCCAACCTTGATCGAGTGGTGTGATCTGAACGTTTCTGGCGACATCCACTTCGACGGACAAAGTCTCGGCCCGCTGATGGATGGAGATGCTGACGACTGGCCGGATCGCACTCTGTTCATCGATCGACAGCAAGATCGCCCTACGCTCAGGCAATTGTCCGAATCTGGAAACCGATTCCCGCACTATGCAGTACTCACCGAAAAATGGCGTTTGGTCGACGGCGAACTCTTTCACGTCATCGACGATCCGGGGCAGCAAAACAACGTGGCGGCGCAGCACATGGACATCGTCGAAAAACTCTGGTCGCGTTACGAAGACCATTTCAACGATGTCTTTCCAAACGGCCCGTCCTACACACGGTTTCAGCTCGGCGCGGCGGAAGAGAATCCCACTCGATTCACGGTGCGCGACTGGCATCCGACCGAAGGAAGGGTGATTTGGAAACAAGAGCAACTCAGCGATGACGCACTCGCCATCAACGGTTTTTGGGCTGTCAACGTGGTGCAAGCTGGCCGGTATTCGATTCGGCTATCCAGGTTCCCCGATGATGCCCCTCAGGCAATGCGGGCGACCAAGGCGCGGCTGAAGATCGGAAACCAGGAACTTGAAAAGAAGCTCGACGGCAATGAGACGTCCGTGACGTTCACGCTGGACCTGCCGCAAGGACCGGCGACGTTGCAAACCTGGCTGACCAGCCAAGCAGGTGTCGTACGCGGCGCGTATTTTGTGCATGTCGAGCGGCAACCGTTATTCGGAGATTAG
- a CDS encoding sulfatase-like hydrolase/transferase, which translates to MQPIIKLTGTFLLAAILCPSLVAADRPNIIIVFADDISARELPIYGSSVWSPPTGGNTSDPDLRAFTPVLDQLANEGCWIKTAWASVVCSPSRAMMMTGRYAHLHKWWGNKSKGRYIDESGKESTWPLYLSSPTQIGHVAQQAGYKTYWSGKTQMAGDLNRFGFDQGCFTPGNLSDTDNPFTDFKLVIDKSSGEKVLRNADTNQPVDTYQQHGWYWYPHVRLMNHDAKDFQWWPNTDESKAQFGVETYGPDVELDFVFDFMDQRASEGEPFFVYHTSHLGHDAFDWLNPDSKSKWPGTPSVSWDGEKYTRTQPNITGDVGDYDTHGTVTPPGIHHHVNYLDYQVWLYQNKLEELGIADNTIFIFCADNGTSGYGKNSTDREKGTHVPCIISAPGMTKRGEQDVLVNLSDFLPTIAELTGATLPADYEVNGKSLVPFLFGDQQQHREWLYGYKDNEQIIRGSKVMRDGRGKWWDVEQTPDDLISFPEIKDWTTVSDEHRAPRDKLLAVLPRFDQKTHGKHATGSDIGSEPLAVRPRAAGIRESDDARPLTRHGSPTQSWTTTFEDDYEGRDAIGDQYTTARGHDDSWSVIDGVLVGKQTKDDHGAVIRTELEFDDVDIQFDFRFTGGTSFNLVIDDANEKSVHAGHICRASVFANSLMIGDDKTGAMNLEVRKQRQDKNLSDEAKAALQTLLNQTRSSAKVAIKQNEWHRLRVRIRGDVMKAFLDDALITSLKSPGFAHPTKTKFGFTVNGQSIEFDNLVVRQLKSDEPRGVGRENSEPLGVSPRASGIRESDDARPLTRRGSQHSQPNILWVVTDDQRVDSIVAFNQMRHGTANSPLGKVLSPNIDRLAKMGTTFINTFNQNPGCAPSRTLMHTGRYSHRTGVYGFEYYNPTGQAHWRPMVPEILRDKAGYQTLAVGKLGIRAQHFSNQKGGTKPPLYQTNLGYRKEFAAEGLVDWNKESKWVDGKPGPKNETFYFPGGDQLIWPEFADSTPNDRAEIQKRLGLLRHYMPGDEDKQSGSILGGVNPQTGERTRDGNFTRALLDHLEHSGERYTDMLDRQQNGPAPDKPLFAYVGFEFPHTPVLPPADFREKFQKLKYDIPEFTSEEFAAFPPQLKRLYNNSQSDHFTDAEKHQMIVDYYAFCAYGDSLVGEAVDGFIEFSNKQHRPWLILYVCGDHGWRLNEHGMVSKFSHYDIDLHNPIIVVSSDKARFPAGKVVEDFTCFVDMAPTFLSAAGIDIHTPEYQYLDGRDLAKTAAGVLPPRDYIIAGVHSHLVDVFASNPSGAWLLFLDPVLTVSWAIQG; encoded by the coding sequence ATGCAGCCCATCATCAAGCTCACCGGCACCTTCCTTCTCGCGGCGATTCTTTGCCCGAGCCTCGTCGCCGCTGATCGCCCAAACATCATCATCGTTTTTGCCGACGACATCAGTGCGCGCGAGCTGCCAATTTACGGATCGTCGGTGTGGAGTCCGCCCACGGGAGGCAATACGAGCGATCCTGATCTTCGTGCGTTTACTCCAGTACTCGATCAACTTGCCAACGAAGGCTGCTGGATCAAAACGGCGTGGGCGTCGGTCGTCTGTTCGCCCAGTCGAGCCATGATGATGACCGGACGTTACGCACACCTGCACAAATGGTGGGGCAACAAGTCGAAAGGCCGCTACATCGACGAAAGCGGCAAGGAATCAACGTGGCCCTTGTACTTGAGTTCGCCTACGCAGATTGGTCATGTCGCTCAGCAGGCAGGTTACAAAACCTATTGGTCGGGCAAGACTCAAATGGCTGGTGACCTGAATCGTTTCGGGTTTGATCAGGGATGCTTCACGCCGGGAAATCTTTCTGACACCGACAACCCATTCACGGACTTCAAGTTGGTGATTGATAAGTCCAGCGGCGAGAAGGTTTTGCGAAACGCCGACACCAACCAACCTGTCGACACTTACCAACAACACGGCTGGTACTGGTACCCGCATGTTCGCTTGATGAACCACGATGCGAAAGACTTTCAATGGTGGCCGAATACCGATGAATCGAAAGCGCAGTTTGGCGTCGAGACCTATGGTCCTGACGTCGAACTGGACTTTGTTTTTGACTTCATGGACCAGCGCGCATCCGAAGGCGAACCCTTCTTCGTTTATCACACGTCGCACCTTGGACACGATGCATTCGATTGGTTGAATCCCGACTCGAAAAGCAAGTGGCCGGGGACTCCCAGTGTGTCTTGGGACGGCGAGAAATACACACGCACGCAGCCGAACATCACAGGGGATGTCGGCGACTATGACACGCACGGCACGGTGACACCGCCAGGCATTCACCATCACGTCAACTATCTCGATTATCAGGTGTGGCTTTATCAGAACAAGCTCGAAGAACTCGGCATCGCGGACAACACCATCTTCATCTTTTGTGCGGACAACGGGACCAGCGGATACGGCAAGAACAGCACGGACCGCGAAAAGGGCACCCACGTACCGTGTATCATTTCGGCACCCGGTATGACGAAGCGTGGCGAGCAAGACGTTCTGGTCAACCTGTCAGACTTCTTGCCGACGATCGCCGAACTGACCGGCGCGACACTGCCGGCTGATTACGAAGTAAACGGAAAGAGCCTGGTTCCGTTTCTCTTTGGTGACCAGCAACAACACCGCGAGTGGCTGTACGGATACAAGGACAACGAGCAGATCATTCGTGGCAGCAAAGTCATGCGAGATGGCCGTGGCAAATGGTGGGACGTGGAACAAACGCCTGATGATCTGATCAGCTTCCCCGAGATCAAAGACTGGACGACGGTGTCTGACGAACATCGCGCCCCGCGTGACAAACTGTTGGCAGTCTTGCCTCGCTTCGATCAGAAAACACATGGGAAGCATGCCACCGGCTCTGACATCGGGAGTGAGCCGCTGGCCGTAAGGCCACGGGCCGCGGGAATTCGCGAATCCGATGATGCCCGGCCGCTCACGCGTCACGGCTCACCAACCCAATCGTGGACGACGACCTTTGAAGACGACTACGAGGGCCGCGATGCAATCGGCGATCAGTACACGACAGCACGCGGTCACGATGATTCGTGGAGTGTCATCGATGGCGTGCTGGTCGGGAAGCAGACCAAGGACGACCACGGCGCAGTGATTCGCACCGAGTTGGAGTTCGACGATGTCGACATCCAATTCGACTTCCGATTCACCGGCGGCACAAGCTTCAACTTGGTGATTGACGACGCCAACGAGAAATCGGTTCACGCCGGCCACATTTGTCGCGCATCGGTCTTTGCAAATTCCTTGATGATCGGTGATGACAAAACGGGGGCGATGAACCTGGAGGTTCGCAAGCAACGTCAGGACAAGAATCTGTCCGACGAAGCCAAGGCCGCCTTGCAAACGTTGCTGAATCAAACTCGATCGTCGGCAAAGGTCGCGATCAAGCAAAACGAATGGCATCGACTGCGGGTCCGAATTCGTGGCGATGTGATGAAGGCGTTTCTCGATGATGCACTGATCACCAGCCTGAAGTCACCCGGCTTTGCCCATCCGACAAAAACAAAATTCGGGTTCACCGTCAACGGTCAATCAATCGAGTTCGACAACTTGGTGGTTCGGCAGCTGAAGTCCGACGAACCGCGGGGCGTTGGCAGAGAGAACAGTGAGCCGCTGGGCGTAAGCCCACGGGCCTCGGGAATTCGCGAATCCGATGATGCCCGGCCGCTCACGCGTCGCGGCTCACAGCATTCGCAACCCAATATTCTGTGGGTTGTCACCGACGATCAAAGAGTCGATTCCATTGTGGCGTTCAATCAGATGCGTCACGGCACGGCGAACAGCCCATTGGGAAAGGTGCTTTCGCCGAACATCGATCGGCTGGCCAAGATGGGCACGACGTTCATCAACACCTTCAACCAGAATCCCGGCTGTGCACCGTCGCGGACGTTGATGCACACGGGGCGGTATTCGCACCGCACGGGTGTCTATGGATTCGAGTATTACAACCCAACCGGACAAGCGCATTGGCGTCCGATGGTGCCCGAGATCTTGCGTGACAAAGCCGGCTACCAAACGCTGGCCGTCGGCAAGCTCGGCATCCGTGCTCAGCATTTTTCCAACCAAAAGGGAGGAACCAAGCCACCGCTTTATCAAACCAATCTGGGCTATCGAAAAGAGTTCGCAGCCGAGGGACTGGTTGACTGGAACAAGGAATCGAAATGGGTCGATGGCAAACCGGGGCCAAAGAATGAAACGTTCTACTTCCCCGGCGGCGATCAATTGATTTGGCCCGAGTTTGCAGACTCGACGCCAAATGATCGCGCGGAGATTCAGAAGCGGCTCGGGCTTCTGCGTCACTACATGCCGGGAGACGAAGACAAGCAGAGCGGCAGTATCCTCGGCGGCGTGAACCCACAAACGGGTGAAAGAACTCGCGACGGAAATTTCACCAGGGCGCTGTTGGATCATCTCGAACATTCAGGCGAGCGCTACACCGACATGCTCGACCGACAGCAAAACGGACCGGCGCCTGACAAGCCACTGTTTGCGTATGTCGGCTTTGAGTTCCCGCACACTCCTGTGCTGCCGCCGGCCGACTTTCGCGAGAAGTTTCAGAAGCTGAAGTATGACATCCCAGAATTCACTTCAGAAGAATTCGCCGCGTTCCCGCCGCAACTGAAGAGGCTGTACAACAATTCGCAGAGCGATCATTTCACCGATGCCGAAAAGCACCAAATGATCGTGGACTATTACGCGTTCTGCGCCTATGGCGATTCGCTGGTCGGCGAGGCGGTGGATGGTTTTATCGAGTTCTCGAACAAGCAGCACCGTCCGTGGCTGATTTTGTATGTCTGCGGAGACCACGGCTGGCGACTGAACGAGCACGGAATGGTCAGCAAGTTCTCGCACTACGACATCGACCTGCATAATCCGATCATTGTCGTTTCATCGGACAAAGCGAGGTTTCCGGCGGGCAAGGTGGTTGAAGACTTTACCTGCTTCGTCGACATGGCTCCGACGTTTCTGTCCGCAGCCGGCATCGACATTCACACGCCCGAGTACCAATATCTCGACGGACGTGACCTAGCCAAGACCGCCGCTGGTGTATTGCCGCCTCGCGACTACATCATCGCGGGGGTGCATTCCCATTTAGTTGACGTTTTTGCTAGCAACCCGTCGGGGGCTTGGCTGCTGTTTCTGGATCCGGTGTTGACGGTATCTTGGGCGATTCAAGGATGA
- the tnpC gene encoding IS66 family transposase produces MLETRNSELLSDVVSLQEQLERVKLELKIERQNKFATNEQSDDDAKPELQEANQDDSGRKAKRGAPVGHPGWFRKTPQEYDWDIDVKAPRVCPCCASRQVILLDADPLEHLQEDIVDGQFRVVLYRHVVAKCIACDTLVQKAGPGEVLGSRIGPGLRSKAIYLRNVIGITYRKVPRAIEELFGITFTAAALIGFEKALAKLAEPVVDDIAKKLASTDGPVYADETYWTLDGDRAYFWVHGNEQFIHFTFETTRAGFVSRDVLGPDFCGTLVTDCYGGYNAQVAGAKQKCLAHLARTSRDWQKLVAPESADYQFFEDVKQFVQRGTRLHRRRKAGKLKGAALESEILWLRNELERLSLTDVEDEKAIQLQGRILRHLSEWLVFIDDPRVSPTNNLAERAIRPLVVLRKICFGSRSREGGERMADLMSVAETARRHGHRASDIYYGLFTRPPDEVLRSLYAPA; encoded by the coding sequence TTGCTCGAAACGCGCAATAGCGAATTGCTCAGCGACGTCGTCAGCCTCCAAGAGCAACTGGAACGCGTCAAACTTGAATTGAAGATTGAGCGGCAGAACAAGTTTGCAACCAATGAGCAGTCTGACGACGATGCGAAACCGGAATTGCAAGAGGCCAACCAAGATGATTCGGGTCGCAAAGCTAAACGCGGCGCCCCGGTAGGTCATCCAGGATGGTTTCGAAAGACTCCCCAAGAGTACGATTGGGACATTGATGTCAAGGCTCCTCGAGTCTGCCCCTGCTGCGCGAGTCGCCAAGTCATTTTGTTGGATGCCGATCCATTGGAGCACCTGCAGGAAGATATTGTTGATGGACAGTTCCGCGTCGTGCTCTATCGTCATGTGGTCGCCAAATGCATCGCCTGTGATACGCTTGTGCAAAAAGCTGGTCCGGGAGAGGTTCTGGGAAGTCGCATAGGACCAGGGTTGCGCAGCAAGGCGATCTATCTCCGCAATGTCATTGGCATTACCTACCGCAAGGTCCCACGAGCGATTGAAGAGTTATTTGGAATCACGTTCACAGCGGCAGCACTGATCGGTTTCGAAAAGGCTCTTGCGAAGCTTGCCGAACCGGTTGTCGACGATATCGCCAAGAAGCTTGCCAGCACTGACGGGCCAGTCTATGCGGATGAAACCTACTGGACCTTAGACGGCGATCGCGCCTACTTTTGGGTACACGGCAACGAACAGTTCATCCATTTCACTTTTGAAACGACGCGTGCGGGGTTCGTTTCACGCGACGTTCTTGGCCCTGACTTTTGCGGCACTTTGGTAACGGACTGCTACGGTGGCTACAATGCTCAGGTCGCTGGCGCGAAGCAAAAATGTTTGGCACATCTTGCTCGAACCTCGCGTGATTGGCAAAAGCTCGTTGCTCCGGAATCAGCCGACTATCAGTTCTTCGAAGATGTCAAGCAATTCGTCCAACGCGGTACTCGCCTCCACCGCCGACGAAAAGCCGGTAAGCTAAAAGGAGCTGCACTTGAGTCTGAGATCTTGTGGCTGCGAAACGAATTGGAACGCCTTTCGTTGACTGATGTCGAAGACGAAAAAGCGATCCAACTTCAAGGGCGAATTCTTCGTCACCTCTCAGAGTGGTTGGTGTTCATCGACGACCCACGAGTTTCGCCGACGAACAACCTTGCAGAACGTGCTATTCGCCCATTAGTCGTGTTGCGCAAGATCTGCTTCGGCAGCCGAAGTCGGGAAGGTGGTGAGCGGATGGCAGATCTGATGAGCGTTGCAGAGACAGCGCGGCGTCATGGGCACCGTGCCAGCGACATCTACTACGGTCTTTTCACGCGGCCTCCGGACGAAGTACTGCGTTCGCTTTATGCACCGGCGTAG
- a CDS encoding transposase — MPRPPRADVAGEIYHALNRGNGRQTIFHKDEDYVALERVLDEGLAKYPVDLIAYQWMPNHWHMVLSPREDGAMSRLMYWVTMTHTARYHAHYHTTGNGHLYQGRFKSFPIQSDEHFLVVCRYVERNAFAAGLVTAAEDWRFGSLYNWSGGHCGVKLARWPLPRLPGWIKRVNEPVSEKERERLQRAIARSQPFGEPGWVETTARKYNLESTLRKRGRPRKLPQTAK; from the coding sequence ATGCCAAGACCACCCCGGGCGGATGTTGCCGGTGAGATCTATCACGCACTCAATCGCGGCAATGGTCGGCAAACGATCTTTCACAAAGATGAAGACTACGTCGCCCTTGAACGCGTCCTTGATGAAGGGTTGGCGAAGTATCCGGTCGATTTGATCGCGTATCAGTGGATGCCCAATCATTGGCACATGGTGCTCTCGCCGCGCGAAGATGGTGCGATGAGCCGACTGATGTATTGGGTGACGATGACGCACACGGCGCGTTACCACGCCCACTATCACACCACCGGAAACGGCCACCTCTACCAAGGCCGGTTTAAGAGTTTCCCCATCCAGAGCGATGAGCACTTCTTGGTCGTCTGCCGGTACGTCGAGCGAAACGCATTCGCGGCCGGCTTGGTCACCGCAGCCGAAGACTGGCGATTCGGGAGTCTGTACAATTGGAGCGGCGGACACTGCGGGGTGAAGCTTGCCCGTTGGCCGCTACCGCGGTTGCCCGGATGGATCAAACGGGTCAACGAACCTGTGAGCGAGAAAGAACGGGAGCGACTGCAACGAGCGATCGCGCGCAGTCAGCCCTTCGGCGAGCCCGGGTGGGTCGAAACGACGGCCCGGAAATACAACCTCGAGTCGACCCTCCGCAAACGCGGCCGACCACGCAAGTTGCCCCAAACTGCCAAATAG